The Salvia miltiorrhiza cultivar Shanhuang (shh) chromosome 2, IMPLAD_Smil_shh, whole genome shotgun sequence DNA window GGCAGCAAAGTAGGGTCTCTTGGCTTTCTGATGGAGATAGGAACACTCGCTTCTTCCATTCTATGGTTAAGTGGCGTCGTTCCAATCAAAATATTAAGAAGCTTAATATTGATGGGGTTATCTCGGAGGACCCGGGTGTCATGGCGGCCCATGTGATTCATTTTTATGAGGACCTCTTTTCGGAGCCGATTTCTCCGCCGGTGGATAGATCTTGGATTTCCGGTTACATTACAGCTTCAGTCTCCCCTGCCCAGTCTGACATGCTCGTTGCTACTCCCTCTGCTGAGGATATTCGGCTGACTGTCTTCTCCATGGATATGAATAGTGCCCCTGGACCAGACGGGTTTAACGGCGCTTTCTTTAAGCATTCGTGGGAGGTGGTTGGGGAGGACCTTATTGCTGCCGTTCGTCGGTTCTTCACTCATAGCTATCTTCCCCAGGGCCTTAATTCCAACTTGCTTTGCCTTCTCCCAAAGAAGACTGATGCGGTTCTTGTCTCTGACTTCCGACCTATTGTGTTGGGAAATTTCCTTTTCAAGGTCATCACCAAGATTCTTGCCTCTAGGTTGAACGAGGTAGCTGCTGTTATTGTCTCGGCCAATCAGTTTGGGTTTATCTATGGGCGTTCTATACAGGAATGTATTCTGCTGGCCTCTGAAGGAGTGAATTGCATGGAGCGCTCAATTCAAGGGAGGAACATGGCTCTTAAGGTAGATATTCGGAAAGCTTTCGATACCCTGAATTGGGATTTTGTGGAGGTTGTGCTGGATTGCTTTGGTTTTCTTCAGACTTTCAGACACTGGATTAGAGTTATTTTTCAATCTGCCAGAATTTCGGTTCTCTTTAATGGAGAGCAGCATGGTTACTTTGGTTGCTCTCGAGGGGTTCGTCAGGGAGACCCTTTGTCTCCGGTTCTGTTTGCTTTGGCGGAGGAGGTCCTGAGTAGTATGCTCTCGGACGCTGCTGATAGGGGATTCATTGCCCGTATGAGGATGTCCCGCTCTTTGCTTTTTCCCGCTCATCTCCTGTATGCTGATGATGTCCTACTTTTTTGTAAAGCTACTTGGCGCAGCTGCAGGATGATTGAATCGATTCTTCATATATATGCTTTGGTTTCTGGACAATTCTGCAATAAGGCCAAATCCAAGGTTTTCTTTGGCAAAGGTGTTTCTGTTCAGCTGAGACGTCGACTACAGCGGGATCTGGGTTTCTCAACTGGTTCCCTTCCTTTTATCTATTTGGGAGTCCCCATTTTTGCTGGTCGTGCTTCTGCTGCCCGTCTTATCAGCACTCGTGATCGCATCATCGCCCATTTTCCTAGATGGCAGGGCATGCAGTTATCTATGGCGGGCCGTCTTTGCCTCGTCACTTCAGTCATTCAGAGCGCGGCTGTTCACAGTATGCTGATATATCGTTGGCCAACTAAGCTTCTTCATGATTTGGATAGAGCTTGTCGGTCGTTTATTTGGACTGGCTGCACTACTTCTAGGCCTAAGTCATCTGTGGCTTGGAATCGAGTTTGCGCCCCCAAGACTCAGGGTGGGCTTAATGTGAAATCCTTTACACACATCAGCCAGAGTTTCATGTTGAGGTTAGGCTGGTTGCTGATTACTGCGGACTCGATGGGTTTTCAGTTGTTTCGCCAACGCTATCTGGATGCGTGCCTAAGACCTCGCTCCCCTTGGTTCTCTTCTACGATTTGGTTGGGCACCCGAGCTGCTATCCAGACTCTCGTCAGCGACACTCATTGTTCTATTGGTTCTGGTTCTACTATTCTTTTTTGGACTGATAACTGGTTAGGGTATCGTCTGGTTGATAGAATCGGCATTCCGGATACTTTTCATCATGCTCTTTTGCAGCCGATCTCGGATTACTACTTTGATTATACCTGGCACTTTACTTTGAATTTTTTGCAGATCTTTCCGGATATTGCCTTTGATATTGTCTCGGTTCCTATTAGCGAGGGAGAGGATCGAAGAGCTTGGACCCATTCTCATTTTGGTGAGGTCTCCGCGTCGCTTGCTTCGGATCATATTCGTCCCTGCTTTCCGACCGTTGATTGGGGTAAGTGGATCTGGGCTCCGTTTATCCCAATGCGGCGTTCCATTGTCACTTGGCGGGTGATTCTGGGGCGTCTTGCGACTGCTAGCTCTCTTCGTCGTTCGGGGCTGGTTGGTCCGGGCTGGTGCCCTCTCTGCCGGAATGCGAATGAGGATATTGATCATCTTTTTTGGGACTGTACTTTTGCTCGACAAATCTGGCGCTCCCTTTTTGGCTGGTTCAGGGTGGATAGTCCGTTGATTCACGACATTGGGAGTCTGCTTCTCTGGGCAATGAAGGTGCAGACTAGCAAGCAGGTTGTAAATCTTTGGCGAATGGGTGTTATGTCCACGATTTGGAGCATCTGGAATATTCGTAACAGAGTTGTATTTGATGCGGCTTCTGTCTCTGAGAGGGCACTTTCGATCcagatcaaatcttttattttggaAACTTCCCAATTATGTCCTGGTGAGATGGCTAACTCTGTTGAGGACTTACTGATTCTTCATGGTCTTGGGGTGCCAAGCAGACCTCGTCGCCCGACCtcttttgtttatgttttctggATTCCGCCTCCGACTCCTTGGCGCAAAATCAATATTGATGGCTCGGTTCATGGATCCCCTCCTCTGATTCACGCTGGTGGAGTTATCAGAGATTCTTCTAGCGTTCTGGGTTgttttcatttctctgctggACGTGGTTGGGCTTTTGAGGCAGAGCTGCTTGCCCTCATCATTGCTTTGGAGCAATCTGTCAATCATGGTTGGAGACACGTTTGGATCGAGACTGACTGCGCTTATTTGGTGGATCTTTTCAGTTCTCGGTCAGACACGGTTCCTTGGAGGTTCTTCAGCCGGTGGCGTAAGGTTCTCTCTTCCCTTGCTggttttcattttattatcacTCACATCTACAGGGAAGGGAACCGGGTTGCGGATTGTTTGGCTTCTTCTGTAGCGGAGGAAGGCTATTGGAATTTTACGATCCCGGATATCCTACAGTTGGTGAAGGATGACAGGCGGCAACTTCCTTACATTCGGGTTGTCAATTGAGTGGTTCCGGAGGTGACCAGAGCAGGGAAGATTCATGATGCGTTCGGTGGGCATCCTGTGCTGCCCGCTCGGCTTGGTCCGGCCACTGCAGATTTCTCTGGATGGCCAGTGCTGCCCCCTCGGGTTTTGTTGTTGGCTCTTTTGTGCTTGAGCTGTGTTTCTTCCGGCTTAGGGGGACGACTCGCCGATGGGTTTTGGTTTGGCCGTAATCTGTGGCGGCGAATTTCCCGTCCCCCTGAACTGTGgttttgttttttggtttttcGTTAGGTCGTGTTGCGCCTTACATTggtcccttgctgtactgcttTTCGTTACACCGGTTTTGTAacaacttttctttctttcttttcaataaaatttttatttcagcAGTTTGGAGAGTGAATGTATTTTAATCATGCAATTTCTATGTAATTTTAGTCTATGTACTTTCTGTTTGTGTGCTTTTAGTTTATGTGCTTTCTATTTGTGTGATTTTAATTTTGGCAAATTGTGTTATGTACTTgttttatgtttaattaatgAAGAAGTGTATTTCATCTAAAGTTGAATAGCATTGGATTCGTTTAGCTTCCCAAAGTATTTATTGAATTCTGACATAGCATTATTTCCAATGCCTGCATATGTCATTTTTCTCATGCTAAATCACATGCATTTGTCTAATACTGTAACAAGTGTATTTCCAATGCCTGCATATGTATTGCGAGCTTATCTGCTTATATGACTAATAGAGATCAACTTCGCAATAGAGAAGCTCATAGGACTCTTCAAGATGATTTGATTGAGCACATATGGGAAAAGTTTGGCACTGacaattaaatatgtaatttgcaTTTTCTAGTTGTATTTTTAAGTTTCACGTATTgtactttgatttatttaatttcagttgTGTGTTTAATTCTTGTAATCTTCATTTGTGATTGAGTTAAGTGTCTAATATATGACAATGTTTAGTTATAATATGAttacaaattttgaaaaataaaaataaatatttattttattttgttaaatataataaataaatatttattttaatttatattgtattttagatattaaataattaaaaataaagtgaaaagtgaaaatataTTGGTTGAGTTGATGTCACCATTGGGAGTAGATTTTATATTAGGTTGTGGGTTGTGTAggtggatgagagagaaatgaatattttattaaaaagttgggTTGGGTTGGATGAATGTCACGACTGTGGATAACCTTAGGATTCGGCTTGTAGGTGGGCCAAGCTCAATTAATTGCACTCATTTAAATGattaatattcttaattttttctaattattttcatataatattataaatcaaGTTAGTCGGTACGATTTAAATAAGATTAGGGATCAAATTAGTTGAGATCGAAAGACTGAAGTTTATTACAATTGCATGCACTAGTGATGATAATTGTGCCAACGGATTTCTCATTACCTATTCACATTCCCAAAGATTTACAAATTTAACCTCGTGAGTCGTGACGTCACGATTAGTGTCTGGTGACATGGGCTACGAATGAATCCAACTCAACTCGAGAAGCGCCGTCGGGCTGAGCAGCCCGTCTAACAGCAGCGCCCAGCTCCTCCGCCCTCCGTCGTATCTCAGACCCTTCTTCCGACGCCATCAACCTCCTAACAACTTTCTCAATACTCTCAGCTCTCACGAGCGCCTtcctctctctccactctctcacTACAACTCCCACCCTCAACACTTGGGTAATCAGCGCAGTGTTCCTGGGTTGGTCCGAATGCATAGGCCACGCCGCTACCGCCACTCCTTCCGTCACGCTCTCGATGCACGAATTCCACCCACAGTGGCTCATGAATCCACCCGTCGCCGGATGAGCCAAGATCTGTGGCTGCGGCGCCCAATCCCTCTCCACCATCCCCACGCCTTCCACTCTCTCCTCGAATCCCTCCGGCAGCCGAGCTCGCCGGACCTCATCGTCGAACACGTCGCCTTTATCTGCATCTCGCAGCACCCAAAGGAATTTCACTCCGCTCCGCTCCAATCCCCAAGCTAGCTCTGTAATCTCATCGTCCGACATCGAAATCGTGGTGCCGAACGCGACGTAGATCACAGAATCCGGCTGGTGTTTGTCGAGCCATTCTAGGGTTTTGTGGCGGATCCGAGATTGATTTTCGTCCGGCGGCGGAAGAATCGGAGCAATCGCCCAACTCCTCCGATTCCCCATCGCTTCATCTCTCTGTAGAATTTCCAGATACGGCGCTTCGATCAATCTGCAGGTGTTGTACAGATCTCCAGCTCTGAATTTCAGCGGCTCCAGTTGTAAATTGGTGAGATACTGGATCTCTTCGGGCACATCGTCTTCTTCGATAGAGGAAAAGTCTTTGGCGTAGTAGGAAGCAAGAGAATATGCAGAGATACACCAAAGCGCGTAGGATTCCGCATTAGGTATTGAAGCGACGTCCTGGACCACCGCGGCCATCATCGAATCGTGAACGACAACGATTCGCTTGAATTTTCCAGCGATGTCGTTGAGGAACGCGGCGAGCGGTTCGCGGAGGTGCAACGACGCCGTCCAGGCAGGCTGGAGCTGCGATGGGAATTTTTTTGAGGAGTTTGGATCGGGAAGAGGAGAGGCGAAAGGGGGAGTAGGAAGATCGTGGAAGTGGATCTGGGCGACGTTCAAGCCGTTGATGCGAGCACGGGCTTGGCGGTTGTGGATGGCGGCGGCGACGTAGTGGACGGGAAGGCCGTGGGAGGAGAGAAGGGCGGAGATCTGCAGCAGCTGGTTGAGGTGGCCTTGGCCAGGAAACGGAACAGTGATCACTGCAACTTCATGCTTCTCCATGGAGGTAAGATGTTTGATGATTTGCTTCTCacttcaatatgcatcttatcTTATCTTATATTCTTATATAGGAATCCTCTCTCTCGGCTCCACCGCGGCAGCAGTCTTGTTTGACTTCTCCACTTCACTGCAAGTATACATATCTTGGACATATAAAAAATTGAGGAAAATACACATTTAGCCAAACTCACATAGTTAAGGACTTATATAGCCACAAGGTTTAAAGTAGGACTTTAGTAACCAGAAGCCAATTAAATGACCAAATAGCCCTTCGTCTAAAATCATGCTTAATTAATACATGCCTACAGTAATATCAGGctcaacatgcttccgtaacacttcaaaataattcaaaacataGATCAACATTATACGAGTCAGT harbors:
- the LOC131011348 gene encoding zeatin O-xylosyltransferase-like codes for the protein MEKHEVAVITVPFPGQGHLNQLLQISALLSSHGLPVHYVAAAIHNRQARARINGLNVAQIHFHDLPTPPFASPLPDPNSSKKFPSQLQPAWTASLHLREPLAAFLNDIAGKFKRIVVVHDSMMAAVVQDVASIPNAESYALWCISAYSLASYYAKDFSSIEEDDVPEEIQYLTNLQLEPLKFRAGDLYNTCRLIEAPYLEILQRDEAMGNRRSWAIAPILPPPDENQSRIRHKTLEWLDKHQPDSVIYVAFGTTISMSDDEITELAWGLERSGVKFLWVLRDADKGDVFDDEVRRARLPEGFEERVEGVGMVERDWAPQPQILAHPATGGFMSHCGWNSCIESVTEGVAVAAWPMHSDQPRNTALITQVLRVGVVVREWRERKALVRAESIEKVVRRLMASEEGSEIRRRAEELGAAVRRAAQPDGASRVELDSFVAHVTRH